CGCCTCCAATGCATCGTCCGAGTCCTGGACCACGATCGCGCCGTGCGCAATCCCGCCTATTTGATGGCCGCTTCTACCGATTCGCTGAAGGAGTCGCGTGACCTGCCGTGGCGAATTGTACTGGATGACGAAATCCAGCCGCCCGATGTCGATTCCCAGCTCCAGGGAGCTCGTGCAGATAATCCCGTGCAGCGTGCCCTCTTTTATGCCGCGCTCGACAGTGATTCGTGATGGCTTGGAGAGCGAGCCGTGATGCACGCCCACGAGAAAGTTCAAATCCCACACGCGGAACCGGCTGCCGAGGATCTCGGTTATCGAGCGCGTATTGGTGAATATCAGTGTGGATTGATGCGCTTCCACGAGCTTCTTCATCAGCCGTAGCCGTGCCGCGACTTCAGGATACGTATACAGCTCATCCGCCAGTTTGTAATCTTCCGATTCAGCCTTTGGATAAAATACCTCTACCTCTATTGACCGAGATACCGAAACGTTGATTATCTCACACTCTCGTTCTGTACCGACAAGGAATTTCGCTACTTTGTCCGGCGAGCCGATGGTCGCGGACAGCCCGATGATCTGGAAATCACTCTCTTTTAAGTACCGAAGCCGCTCGAGAGCAAGTGCGAGTTGCGAGCCGCGTTTGTCGATCGCGAGTTCGTGCACTTCGTCCACGATTACCCACTTGACTGCAGCCAGGTGCTGCCGCATAATCCTGCCCGGTAAGATCGCCTGTAACGTCTCCGGCGTGGTGATCAGGATATCGGGTGGAACCATAGCCTGCGCCTCCCGTTCACGCGTCGAGGTATCGCCATGCCTCATGCCCAATCGCAGATCCAGCCGTTTGCACCACCACTGTAGCCGCTCAAGCATGTCACGATTCAGGGCTTTGAGCGGCGTGATGTAAAGCATCTTTATGCCTGGCTCACGCTCCGCTTTGAGTACCGCATCCAAGACCGGCAACAGTGCCGATTCGGTCTTCCCCGTTGCGGTTGGCGCGATCAGTAACACGTTCTTCCCGGCCATTATCGGCGGAATAGCCCCGCTCTGCGCTTCGGTAGGGTAAGAAAAGCCCTTTTCCTCGATGGCTTTTTGAATAGGATTCGAAAACGAGGTGAATACGGTAGGTGGTGACATTTCTGTTTTTGCGATACGTTTATATTGCTATTTATCATAAGTAAAAGATGTGGAAGGCGAATAATGAGAGATGATAAAAAGGAGGGTAGTGGAATTTTCAATGGTAGCGAAGACAGATAAGAAAGAATGGTTTGATATGCCCAGAAAGCAATGGGAATGTGCTCAAGAAAAAGGAGACAAATACCATATTTATCGGATTTACGATGCAGGAACTAAACAAGTAAAGGTTGTCGATATTCCAAATCAACGCAAACTTTGGCAAGAAGACAGTGTTATTGCTGATCATGTTCGTATTCATATATAAACAACCGACTAAAATGACCCCCATTAAAAAGAGGTAAAGGGAATATGGACCCCTGTTGGCTTCCCTCGGCAATAATGCAAACTACTGGCGCAATGGTAGGTATATACTTAGCAATCTATATCTTAGCTCTCCCTAAACTTATCGAACTTGCTCCACTTTTTAAACTTAGGGCGTTCATAACCCCAAACAGAGAAAGGAAGAAACAAGCCACTAGGGGTTATATAGCTAAGTTACTCTTAACCTGTGTAAGTATGGTTTTCAGTGTTATAATTGTTACTAGTTGTTGCATTATCTATTTTAGCATGTTATGGCTTGAATCTCTAAAAACGAACACACCTATAATTACCTACTTTGGAATACCCGTGGATAATGCTGTTAAAACACTCTTTGTGATTTCATTAATTGCTATTGTTATTTGGTCCATTTTGATAAACGTTGTGGTACTTTATCTATCGTACACTACAGAGTACGATAAGCGTTTTCAACGTTTTTTTGTAAAGGAACTAATCAAAACATTTGACATAATAAAGGAGGCGGAGCAAGTGATTAAAGAAACAGATGCATTGATAGAAGTGTATGAGAAGCGTAAAGATGCTTTTTGATCGGGATTTGAAAAGCGGTAAAACGCTAACAGGAATTATAGACGAATAGGGGCATTAGCGGCACAAACAAAAAAAATCGAAAGTGCAAAAAGAAGGATGTTCGAGATGCAGGATGATATTTTGGGAAAATATAGTGATGTACCTTTTCTTGCTTTGCCAGATAAAAGAAAATATCAAAGGGGAGGAACCAAGATACAATGAACAGCTTATTTCATCGTAAACGCGGCGTTGTACCCGCCTGTGACGTGTACGATCTGAAGACGTTTAGAAGGCTCATTGAAGCCACATACGACCTCGAGGGCATTGTCGGCTACAAACTGGGCGCGCTCCTCGGGTTAACCTACGGGCTCCCGCAATTGGTCAACGTTATACGTGAATACACCGATTTACCGGTGATCTATGACCATCAAAAGGCCGGGACGGACATTCCACGACTGGGTGTGAAGTTCGCGACCATCTGTGCGGATGCCGGGATAACGGGTGTGATACTCTTCCCCCAGGCGGGCCCGCAAACCGAAGCTGCCTTCATAGATGCGCTTTTTGATAAGAATCTGGTGCCTATGGTAGGCGGCGAGATGACGCATTCGCAGTATCTGACACACGACGGAGGCTTCATAAGAGATGACGCGCCCGTGGAGATCTACACGCTCGCTGCTGAGAAGGGCGTGAACCATTTTATCGTACCGGGGACGAAGCCTGCAGTTATTAACCAGTACCACCGGTTGCTGTCCGGACTGGTGAACGAGCCCGAATATAGCATGCCGGGCATCGGTAAACAGGGCGGGGACATAACGTCCGCTTTTGACGCTTTAGAGGGTGCACCGGCGTATGCAATTATCGGCGCGAGTATCTACGAGCAAGCAGATATGGCTGCGGCAGCACGGCGGTTCTGCGCGGAAGCGCTTAGCACAACCGGAAGTGAGTAGCATGAGCTGGCAGGAAGAGAAAGAGAACGTGGGGAAAGAGATAGTGCGTGCTTTGTACAACCAGGGCATGATAAAGACGTGGTATAGGGATAACCCGCGCGGCTGGACGCTCGTTTCAGGTCTCTGGAGTCCGCTGTACATTCAATTACGACCCTTGTCGTCACATCCAAAACTGCTCAAGATCGTGGGCAACGCCCTGGGGAGGCTGATACGAGCGGAATGCAGCAGTGTAAACAGGATCGTTGGTGTCGCGACCGCAGGCATACCGATCGCCACCGCCATTTCCTTAGAAGCAAATATTCCATCGTGTTTCACCCGGAAATTAGAGGGCGTGCGATTGTTAGAGGATTTTAACCGGTTCGTAAAAGAGTACGGCGAGCATTCCATGATAGAAGGCGTCTTAGAGGACGGCGATACGGTAGGGATTGTAGATGACTTGGTAACAAAGTTTGATAGTAAGGTATTGGCGCTCCAACAATTAGATTTCGAGACGAATATGCGCGAGCTGAAGGGTGTGACATGCTCAGATGTCATTGTCGTCCTCGACAGAGAGCAAGGCGCGAAAGAAATCGCAAAAGAACATGGCATTACGCTGCACTGTTTGATTCCCTTTATGACGAAAGGGGTGGCGTGGCTCAAAGACGTGCTCGCAGATCGCGAATATGAGGTCATTGTCGATTACCTGCACGACGCAGAGAACTATCAGGATCCTCGCGTACAAACCGAGTTATCTGACTTTGCAATGGAACAGGACACCTAGAAGGAGTGTGCTATTTACGTATTATGCTCGTGGAGACTTTTGTACATATCCTTTTAATCTGAAAAAACGATAGGAAACTGCAACTTTTTTATGTCTCCCTGATTATAAATGTCCAAACGTTCACGAACCATGCCAGATTTAAAGTTAGAGGCGCTGTTGACTATTTCACGAATAGAGTTGACGACGCCTTTGAATCAACTACTCGAGGAGATACTTATCATCGTAGGTCGAGAGATGCAGGCACATTCTGGATCCGTGATGCTCGTCAATGAGGAGTCCGGTGAACTTGATATGATTGCTACGTTCGGTCTCCCTGAGGATTATATCAACCGAATTTACGCACGAAAGGTTCCCCTTACGTGCAGCCCATCTGACGAAGTTTTGAAGACCGGAAAGTTCTACATGGTTCAGAACATCTTCGAGGAATCCCGAGATAAACCGTGGGCGGACCTTTGCCGCGAGTTAGGCTTCTCAGCGCAGCTCGTTATGCCACTGAAACGAAAGAGCGCGGTTATCGGGTTGCTGAATATCAACATGGCAGAGCCGCACGAGTTCACGCAAAACAAGATCGCTTTTGTTCGCATCGCGGCAAGCCAAGCCGCAGCACTAATAGAATGTGTCCAACTCTCTGCGAAGCTCGACAAAGAAAAGATGGAACTGGAAAGTGAAGTCACCGAGCACAAACATATGGAAGAGCTCTTGTGGAAGAGCAAGGAAAGCTTGAGAAATATCCTATCGGCATCTCCTATCGGGATCGGTATTGTTAAGGATAGAAAGCTTAGTTGGACAAATGACCGCATGGTGGAGATGATGGGATTTACCCCTGATGATGATCCCTATGAGTATATCGGCCAGAGTGCCGAAGTGATTTACGCTTCAAAAGAAGAATATGAACGGGTTGGTCGAATATTTTATAATGCGCTTAAGGGTGCGAAATTAGCCGAAGTTGATGCAAAATTGAAACGCCGAGATGGTTCCCTCTTTGACGGTCACATAATAATGAGTTTTCTGGACCCCTCTGATCCGGTAAAAGGAGCCATTGCTACCATTTTGGATATATCCTGGAGGAAGCAGGCGGAAGAGACGCTCCAGCAATCGGAAAAGGTGTATCGAACGCTATTTGAGAATACCGGGATCGCGATGATGGTCGTCGAAGATGACATGACAATATCCCATATTAATGATGATATGGTAAAAGTATCCGGCTATTCCAAAGAAGAGATCGTGGGTAAGATGAAGTGGTCAGACTTGATCGTGAAAGATGATCGGTCGCGGATGGAGGAATATCATCGCCTGCGGCGGGTTGATCCGGAAACCGTACCAACGAGTTACGAATTTCAGTTTATCCATAAACAGGGCAATGTTCGAGATGCTTCCCTGACCGTCGCAGTGATTCCTGGAACGAAACAGAGCGTGATAGCGGTCAAGGACATCACCGAGCACAAGCGGCTGGAAGAGGAACTCCGGCGATCGGAAGTTCTGTACAGAGCGTTCTTCGAGGTTACCAATGCACCTACGGTGATTCTCAACGAGGATGGAACATTTTATAAGGTAAACATGGAAGGTGCGAAAATCTCCGGTTTCACCAAAGAGGAGCTGGAAGGCAAGAAGCGCTGGACCGATTTCATCGCGAGGAAAGAAGATCTTGAAATGATGAAGGAAATCCATCGATTACGACGAGAAGATCCTGATAGCGCTCCAAGTCACTATGAATTCCTATTCAAAGACCGCTATGGAAATCTTCGCAGCATCTACGTGGCTGCTGCACAGATCCCGGGCACAAAGAGAAGTGCGGTATCATTTATGGACATCACCGACCGCAAACGTGCGGAAGCGGCACTGCGGGAGAGTGAAGAGCGTTTCCGTTCTCTTTTCGATAACCTGTCCGTGGGCATAGCAATGATTGATCGAGAATGTCAGGTATTAGCTGTGAACAAGACCGCCTGTCGCTTCCTAGATTACTCGCAAGGAGAGCTCATCGGAACACAACTTACCTCCTTAATCTATCCCAAAGACCTAGAGGCTGATAGAGAACCGTTCAAGCTCGTAATCGAAGGAAAGGAAGACCACTGCCTGATGGACGCGAGGTATGTACGAAAGGACGGTGGCATCGTCTGGGGTCGTTTACACGTATCGGGGATAAAGGACGAAGAAGGGCACGTTAAGTTCATGAGCGTTATTTGTGAAGATATTACTGCATGCAAGCTGGTGGAAGAAGCGTTAGTATCTAAAGATGCAGAAATGGCAAGTGTCATTGTCAAGTGCAAGCGCATGAAGGAGGCATTGCAACGCAGTGAGACAAAGTACAAGGAAATTGCCGAGTTCCTGCCTGATTTGATCTATAAGTCGATACTGTTGGATGCGTAATTGTTTGCATGACATCAAAACGGCTCCAAGATAAGTCTCAGTTCCTTCAGAAGAGCTAACTACTTTCTACTAAGTTGGTTAGGCAATAGCGTGCTTAGCTTTGCGTCCATTCTGATACTTTTTAATCTCAGTGAGATTGCTATTTGCTGATAGCGACGCAACGAGCTCGGTCGCAAGCACAAAAATGGCCTGCTTGTGCTCTTCCTTGCTCCGGTGCACCTGATAAGGAGATATGTCTAACGCTTTATACTTACTTAAATTACCGCTAAAGTTGTTCTTCTCACAATAGTTCTTAAATTGAACTAATAATATGTGGAAGTGTATCAGCTCTTCTTTTTTCATCTTGTGAAGTAGTAGTTTTGCTATTATTTAAAGGTACCATCTCACCCGGACGAGATTAAAAAAATGCATTAAGTAGTGATAGTGAAGCGAAGGAAGGAAAAACGAAAAAAAGTACGTTGCCGTGATTCGTTTAAACGTACGTTTTCGGCACCCGAGCCAGCTAAGCTCGTTTCGCTATGCGAGTGCTCATCGAGTGCGTACCCTAACTGCTCGCACAACGCGCGTCGCTCTTTCTTCTCTGACTCTGTCTCTATTCGGTTCGCTGAGGTGCCGTCGACCACGCCAATAACCGCGCGGCCAAGTTCCGTCTCGGCGACAATGACGTCTAACGGATTGGCAGAGGCAACGAAGATCGTTGCAACCGCAGGATGTGACTTCAACGCATTCAGCACATTTATAGGGAACGCATTATCCATGGCAATAAAAAAAGAATGAGAGGCGGCGATTCGGAGGCAGTTCTCACTTGCTAACTCCTTGAGACTCTCCTCATTCCCCGTAACTCGCGTCAAACGCGGCACCGCTTCGTTCATCGCCACGGCACATTTTATCCCAGGCACCGCGGTCAAGAGCGTCTTGAAGAGGTCATCACAGGTAAAGATACTGAAATTACCCTGTCCGATGATAACCTGCTTCTCCTCAGGATTCTTTACCGCTACCCGTTCTACTTTCACCGTAGCCTCCACGGTATCCACGTCTTCTCCTCTCCCGTATCGCCTGAGGTTAAGCAACAAACAGGTCTCAAGAAGCAGCTTATTCTGCCTCTACCATGCT
This genomic window from Methanomicrobia archaeon contains:
- a CDS encoding DUF3883 domain-containing protein, with protein sequence MVAKTDKKEWFDMPRKQWECAQEKGDKYHIYRIYDAGTKQVKVVDIPNQRKLWQEDSVIADHVRIHI
- a CDS encoding orotidine 5-phosphate decarboxylase, which encodes MNSLFHRKRGVVPACDVYDLKTFRRLIEATYDLEGIVGYKLGALLGLTYGLPQLVNVIREYTDLPVIYDHQKAGTDIPRLGVKFATICADAGITGVILFPQAGPQTEAAFIDALFDKNLVPMVGGEMTHSQYLTHDGGFIRDDAPVEIYTLAAEKGVNHFIVPGTKPAVINQYHRLLSGLVNEPEYSMPGIGKQGGDITSAFDALEGAPAYAIIGASIYEQADMAAAARRFCAEALSTTGSE
- a CDS encoding PAS domain S-box protein, yielding MPDLKLEALLTISRIELTTPLNQLLEEILIIVGREMQAHSGSVMLVNEESGELDMIATFGLPEDYINRIYARKVPLTCSPSDEVLKTGKFYMVQNIFEESRDKPWADLCRELGFSAQLVMPLKRKSAVIGLLNINMAEPHEFTQNKIAFVRIAASQAAALIECVQLSAKLDKEKMELESEVTEHKHMEELLWKSKESLRNILSASPIGIGIVKDRKLSWTNDRMVEMMGFTPDDDPYEYIGQSAEVIYASKEEYERVGRIFYNALKGAKLAEVDAKLKRRDGSLFDGHIIMSFLDPSDPVKGAIATILDISWRKQAEETLQQSEKVYRTLFENTGIAMMVVEDDMTISHINDDMVKVSGYSKEEIVGKMKWSDLIVKDDRSRMEEYHRLRRVDPETVPTSYEFQFIHKQGNVRDASLTVAVIPGTKQSVIAVKDITEHKRLEEELRRSEVLYRAFFEVTNAPTVILNEDGTFYKVNMEGAKISGFTKEELEGKKRWTDFIARKEDLEMMKEIHRLRREDPDSAPSHYEFLFKDRYGNLRSIYVAAAQIPGTKRSAVSFMDITDRKRAEAALRESEERFRSLFDNLSVGIAMIDRECQVLAVNKTACRFLDYSQGELIGTQLTSLIYPKDLEADREPFKLVIEGKEDHCLMDARYVRKDGGIVWGRLHVSGIKDEEGHVKFMSVICEDITACKLVEEALVSKDAEMASVIVKCKRMKEALQRSETKYKEIAEFLPDLIYKSILLDA
- a CDS encoding UPF0058 family protein — protein: MKKEELIHFHILLVQFKNYCEKNNFSGNLSKYKALDISPYQVHRSKEEHKQAIFVLATELVASLSANSNLTEIKKYQNGRKAKHAIA
- a CDS encoding adenosine-specific kinase yields the protein MKVERVAVKNPEEKQVIIGQGNFSIFTCDDLFKTLLTAVPGIKCAVAMNEAVPRLTRVTGNEESLKELASENCLRIAASHSFFIAMDNAFPINVLNALKSHPAVATIFVASANPLDVIVAETELGRAVIGVVDGTSANRIETESEKKERRALCEQLGYALDEHSHSETSLAGSGAENVRLNESRQRTFFRFSFLRFTITT